From Pseudomonas sp. G.S.17, the proteins below share one genomic window:
- the dprA gene encoding DNA-processing protein DprA: MPLFEKAAASPAELEARLRLHRLPEVGPKRFRKLIDAFGCGSSALSAPASAWRALGLPSACAEARREPSVRDGASAALAWLERPGQHLLMWDDPEYPALLAEIPDPPPLLFVAGDPHILERPQLGMVGSRRASRPGLDTAAAFARSLASGGFVITSGLALGIDAAAHQGALDVGGATIGVLGTGLEKLYPQRNRQLAARMAAEGSAVISEFPLDAGPVASNFPRRNRIISGLSLGVLVVEASVASGSLITARLAAEQGREVYAIPGSIHHPGARGCHQLIRDGAVLVETVEHILEALRGWQVQAPSCAAPEPQAAPRHPLLALLYAAPHTSEALAVSSGWPLPKVLAALTELELDGHIASEAGRWFGRAR, translated from the coding sequence ATGCCGCTGTTCGAAAAAGCTGCTGCTTCGCCTGCTGAACTGGAAGCGCGCCTGCGCCTGCATCGCTTGCCGGAGGTCGGCCCCAAGCGTTTTCGCAAGCTCATTGACGCGTTTGGTTGCGGCTCGTCCGCGCTGTCCGCACCAGCCAGTGCATGGCGAGCACTGGGCTTGCCATCGGCCTGCGCCGAGGCGCGACGCGAGCCGAGTGTTCGCGACGGCGCCAGCGCTGCATTAGCCTGGCTGGAGCGTCCGGGCCAGCATTTGCTGATGTGGGACGATCCTGAGTACCCCGCCTTGCTCGCGGAAATCCCCGATCCACCGCCACTGCTGTTCGTCGCAGGCGACCCCCATATTCTTGAACGTCCGCAGCTGGGCATGGTCGGCAGCCGCCGCGCCTCACGGCCCGGGCTGGATACCGCAGCCGCTTTCGCGCGTAGCCTGGCCAGCGGCGGATTTGTGATTACCAGCGGCCTGGCGCTGGGCATCGACGCCGCCGCGCACCAAGGCGCGCTGGATGTCGGCGGCGCGACAATCGGCGTACTTGGCACCGGCCTCGAAAAACTTTATCCACAGCGCAATCGTCAGTTGGCGGCGAGGATGGCGGCCGAGGGCAGCGCAGTCATTTCCGAGTTCCCGCTGGACGCCGGACCGGTCGCCAGTAACTTCCCGCGCCGCAACCGGATCATCAGCGGTTTGTCCCTCGGCGTGCTGGTGGTCGAGGCCAGCGTCGCCAGCGGCTCGTTGATTACTGCGCGGCTGGCGGCTGAGCAAGGGCGCGAGGTGTACGCCATTCCTGGTTCGATTCATCACCCCGGCGCGCGCGGCTGCCATCAGCTGATCCGAGATGGCGCAGTGCTGGTGGAAACCGTCGAGCACATTCTCGAAGCCTTGCGCGGCTGGCAGGTTCAGGCGCCTTCCTGCGCTGCGCCCGAACCCCAGGCCGCGCCGCGCCATCCGTTGCTCGCGCTGCTTTACGCTGCGCCGCATACCAGTGAAGCGCTGGCGGTGTCCAGCGGCTGGCCGTTGCCCAAAGTCCTCGCGGCGTTGACCGAGCTTGAGCTGGACGGCCATATCGCCAGTGAAGCGGGACGATGGTTCGGCCGCGCGCGCTAA
- a CDS encoding L-threonylcarbamoyladenylate synthase: MVSSWRVQQAAREIRAGAVIAYPTEAVWGLGCDPWDEEAVYRLLAIKSRPVDKGLIMVADNIRQFDFLFEDFPELWLDRMASTWPGPNTWLVPHQNLLPEWITGVHETVALRVSDHPTVRELCALVGPLISTSANPAGRPAARTRIRVEQYFRGQIDGVLGGNLGGRRNPSVIRDIATGQVVRAG, translated from the coding sequence ATGGTCAGCAGTTGGCGTGTGCAACAAGCCGCTCGCGAGATTCGCGCCGGTGCGGTAATTGCCTACCCAACCGAGGCGGTATGGGGTTTGGGGTGTGATCCATGGGACGAAGAGGCGGTGTATCGCTTGTTGGCGATCAAGTCACGGCCTGTGGACAAGGGCCTGATCATGGTTGCCGACAATATCCGCCAGTTCGATTTTCTGTTCGAGGATTTCCCCGAGCTGTGGCTCGACCGCATGGCCAGCACCTGGCCGGGGCCGAATACCTGGCTGGTGCCGCATCAAAACCTGTTGCCCGAGTGGATCACCGGGGTTCATGAAACCGTGGCCTTGCGCGTCAGCGATCACCCGACGGTGCGTGAACTGTGCGCCTTGGTCGGCCCGCTGATTTCGACCTCGGCCAACCCTGCCGGTCGCCCGGCGGCCCGCACGCGGATTCGCGTCGAGCAGTATTTCCGGGGGCAGATCGATGGTGTGCTCGGCGGCAACCTGGGCGGCCGTCGAAACCCCAGCGTGATACGCGATATCGCCACAGGGCAGGTAGTTCGCGCGGGATAG
- a CDS encoding quinone oxidoreductase, protein MAKRIQFSTIGGPEVLEYVDFEPAEPGPQQVRVRNKAIGLNFIDTYYRSGLYPAPSMPSGLGNEGAGIVDAVGSEVTRFKVGDRVAYGTGPLGSYSDLHTLPQDHLVHLPEAISFEQAAAVMLKGLTVQYLLRQTYDVKSGDTILFHAAAGGVGSLACQWAKSLGAKVIGTVSSAEKAAHAKALGAWETIDYSHEDVAKRVLELTDGKKCPVVYDGVGQDTWLTSLDCVAPRGLLVSFGNASGPVAGVNLGILAQKGSLYVTRPTLGSYANNAENLQRMADELFEMVASGKLQVDNIQQYALKDAAKAQIELSGRRTTGSTILVP, encoded by the coding sequence ATGGCAAAGCGTATCCAGTTCAGCACTATCGGCGGCCCGGAAGTTCTCGAGTATGTGGACTTCGAACCTGCCGAGCCAGGCCCGCAACAGGTACGTGTGCGCAACAAGGCCATCGGCCTGAATTTCATCGACACCTATTACCGCAGCGGCCTGTACCCAGCGCCGTCGATGCCATCGGGCCTGGGTAATGAAGGCGCGGGCATCGTCGATGCGGTGGGCAGCGAAGTGACCCGCTTCAAGGTCGGCGACCGCGTGGCTTACGGCACCGGCCCGCTGGGCAGCTACAGCGATCTGCACACATTGCCTCAGGATCATCTCGTGCATCTGCCGGAAGCGATCAGCTTCGAGCAAGCCGCTGCCGTGATGCTCAAGGGCCTGACCGTGCAGTACCTGCTGCGTCAGACCTATGACGTGAAGTCGGGCGACACCATTTTGTTCCACGCTGCCGCCGGTGGCGTCGGTTCGCTGGCCTGCCAGTGGGCGAAGTCGTTGGGCGCAAAAGTGATCGGCACCGTCAGCTCGGCTGAGAAAGCCGCTCATGCCAAAGCCCTGGGCGCATGGGAAACCATCGATTACAGCCATGAAGATGTTGCCAAGCGCGTGCTGGAACTGACTGATGGCAAGAAATGCCCGGTGGTCTACGACGGCGTGGGTCAGGACACCTGGCTGACCTCGCTCGACTGCGTTGCGCCGCGTGGCCTGCTGGTCAGTTTCGGCAATGCGTCCGGGCCGGTAGCGGGCGTCAATCTGGGGATTCTCGCGCAGAAAGGCTCGCTGTACGTAACGCGCCCGACGCTGGGCTCTTACGCCAATAACGCCGAGAACCTGCAACGCATGGCTGACGAGCTGTTCGAGATGGTCGCCAGCGGCAAACTGCAGGTCGACAACATCCAGCAATACGCCCTGAAGGATGCCGCCAAGGCACAGATCGAATTGTCGGGCCGACGCACGACTGGTTCGACAATTCTGGTGCCTTGA
- the hemF gene encoding oxygen-dependent coproporphyrinogen oxidase has translation MSSTRTDAVKAYLLDLQDRICAALQHEDGGAHFVEDAWTRPAGGGGRTRVIEGGAVIEKGGVNFSHVFGSGLPPSASAHRPELAGRGFEALGVSLVIHPHNPHVPTSHANVRFFIAEKDGEEPVWWFGGGFDLTPYYGVEADCVHWHRVAEQACAPFGADVYPRYKAWCDTYFHIKHRNEPRGIGGLFFDDLNQWDFDTSFAFIRAIGDAFIDAYLPIVRRRKAAAYTVQQREFQEFRRGRYVEFNLVYDRGTLFGLQSGGRTESILMSLPPQVRWGYDWKAVPGSEEARLTEYFLQDRDWLALG, from the coding sequence ATGTCATCTACTCGCACCGACGCCGTCAAAGCCTACCTGCTCGACTTGCAGGATCGAATCTGCGCCGCTTTGCAGCACGAAGACGGCGGCGCGCATTTTGTCGAAGACGCCTGGACGCGGCCGGCGGGTGGCGGCGGTCGGACCCGAGTGATCGAGGGCGGCGCGGTGATCGAAAAAGGCGGGGTGAACTTCTCCCATGTATTCGGCAGCGGCCTGCCGCCGTCGGCCAGCGCGCACCGGCCCGAGCTTGCCGGGCGTGGCTTCGAGGCGTTGGGCGTGTCGCTGGTGATCCATCCGCACAACCCGCACGTGCCGACTTCCCACGCCAACGTACGTTTTTTCATCGCTGAAAAAGACGGCGAAGAGCCAGTCTGGTGGTTCGGCGGTGGTTTTGACCTGACGCCTTATTACGGCGTCGAAGCGGATTGCGTGCATTGGCACCGCGTCGCCGAACAGGCCTGCGCGCCGTTCGGGGCTGATGTTTACCCGCGCTACAAAGCCTGGTGCGACACCTACTTCCACATCAAGCATCGCAACGAACCGCGTGGCATTGGCGGCTTGTTCTTCGATGACCTGAATCAGTGGGATTTCGACACCAGCTTCGCGTTCATTCGCGCCATCGGTGACGCTTTCATCGATGCGTACCTGCCCATCGTGCGCCGCCGCAAGGCCGCCGCGTATACCGTGCAGCAGCGTGAATTCCAGGAATTCCGCCGGGGCCGCTATGTGGAATTCAACCTGGTTTACGACCGGGGCACGCTGTTCGGCCTGCAATCGGGTGGGCGCACCGAATCGATCCTGATGTCGCTGCCGCCGCAAGTACGCTGGGGTTACGACTGGAAAGCCGTGCCCGGCAGCGAAGAAGCGCGCCTGACCGAGTATTTCCTGCAGGATCGGGATTGGTTGGCGTTGGGTTGA
- the aroE gene encoding shikimate dehydrogenase, producing MDHYVVFGNPIGHSKSPLIHSLFAEQTGQALDYRTALAPLDDFTAFAQAFFNEGRGANVTVPFKEQAFRMADRLTERAQRAGAVNTLSKLADGTLLGDNTDGAGLVRDLTVNCGISLRGKRVLLLGAGGAVRGALEPLLAERPAVLVIANRTVEKAEQLAQQFADLGPVFASGFDWLEESVDVIINATSASLSGELPPISPSLIQAGHTFCYDMMYSKEPTAFCHWATEHGAAQSVDGLGMLVEQAAEAFLLWRGVRPDSAPVLAELRRQLAG from the coding sequence ATGGATCACTACGTCGTCTTCGGCAACCCGATTGGCCACAGCAAATCCCCGCTGATTCACAGCCTGTTCGCCGAGCAAACCGGCCAGGCGCTGGATTACCGGACTGCGCTGGCACCGCTGGATGACTTCACCGCATTCGCCCAGGCGTTTTTCAATGAAGGACGCGGCGCCAACGTAACGGTGCCATTCAAGGAACAGGCGTTCCGCATGGCCGACCGCCTGACCGAGCGCGCCCAGCGTGCCGGCGCGGTCAACACCTTGAGCAAGCTGGCTGACGGCACCTTGCTCGGCGACAACACCGATGGCGCGGGACTGGTTCGTGATTTGACCGTCAACTGCGGCATCAGCCTGCGCGGCAAGCGCGTGTTGCTGCTGGGTGCGGGCGGCGCGGTGCGTGGTGCGTTGGAACCCTTGCTGGCCGAACGCCCGGCGGTGCTGGTCATCGCCAACCGCACGGTGGAGAAAGCCGAGCAACTGGCGCAACAGTTCGCTGATCTCGGCCCGGTGTTCGCCAGTGGTTTCGATTGGCTGGAAGAGTCGGTGGACGTGATTATCAACGCCACTTCCGCGAGCCTCAGCGGTGAGCTGCCGCCGATTTCGCCGAGCCTGATTCAGGCTGGTCATACGTTCTGCTACGACATGATGTACAGCAAGGAACCCACGGCGTTCTGCCATTGGGCGACCGAGCATGGCGCGGCGCAGTCGGTGGATGGTTTGGGCATGCTGGTCGAACAGGCCGCCGAAGCCTTCCTGCTGTGGCGCGGGGTGCGACCGGATTCAGCGCCGGTGCTGGCTGAGCTGCGGCGTCAGTTGGCGGGCTGA
- a CDS encoding SulP family inorganic anion transporter, translated as MGWLNRHTFLPFLAWLPRQTRASVGRDAVVGLSGAVLALPQSIAYALIAGLPPEYGLYAAIVPVLIACLWGSSWHLICGPTAAISIVLYASISPLAVPASQDYIGLILLLTFIAGVFQLLLGMLRFGALVNFVSHSVVLGFTLGAAVVIALGQMPNLMGIELPSQTTALRSLMAVLDHRGELDKPSLILGLLTLTLGVGLKILVPRWPTLLITLVSASLLVWLWPAMFGHVKTVSAFVGHLPPFSPLPLDLELILKLLPTAVAVGMLGLVNSLSIARSLSARSQQLLDANQEVRAQGLSNMVGALFSGYLSAGSFTRAALSFEAGAKSPLAGVFSALWVALFAVAGASLISHIPISSMAASILLICWGLIDRRGIRALFRVSRAEFLVMALTCLATLLLELQTAIYAGVLASLFFYLKRTSQPRVQQWRDGDEDIMRVGGSIFFGASHYLQTRLQRTEGKHVVIDAQQINFIDYSGVEMLHQEARRLRLHDRTLTLRRARPQVIEELQKLEGADKCPIQFED; from the coding sequence ATGGGTTGGCTCAATCGCCACACATTCCTGCCTTTTCTCGCCTGGCTCCCTCGGCAGACCCGCGCCAGTGTGGGCCGCGATGCCGTGGTGGGGCTGAGCGGCGCGGTTCTGGCCCTGCCGCAATCCATCGCCTACGCGTTGATCGCCGGGCTGCCGCCTGAATACGGTTTGTACGCCGCTATCGTTCCGGTCTTGATCGCGTGTTTATGGGGTTCGTCCTGGCATCTGATCTGCGGGCCGACCGCTGCGATTTCCATCGTGCTCTACGCCAGCATCAGCCCGTTGGCGGTTCCGGCCAGTCAGGACTACATCGGCCTGATCCTGTTGCTGACGTTCATTGCCGGGGTTTTCCAGCTGTTGCTCGGCATGCTGCGCTTCGGCGCACTGGTCAATTTTGTCTCGCATTCCGTGGTGCTGGGTTTCACCCTCGGCGCGGCGGTGGTCATTGCCCTGGGGCAGATGCCGAACCTGATGGGCATCGAATTGCCCAGCCAGACCACGGCGCTGAGAAGCCTGATGGCCGTGCTGGATCATCGCGGCGAACTCGATAAGCCATCGCTGATTCTTGGACTGCTGACCCTGACCCTCGGCGTCGGCTTGAAGATTCTGGTGCCGCGCTGGCCAACGCTGCTGATCACGCTGGTGTCGGCCAGCCTATTGGTCTGGCTGTGGCCAGCGATGTTCGGCCATGTGAAAACCGTCAGCGCGTTCGTTGGCCACTTGCCGCCTTTCAGCCCGCTGCCCCTCGATCTGGAGCTGATCCTCAAATTGTTGCCGACCGCAGTGGCCGTGGGCATGCTCGGCCTGGTCAACAGCCTGTCAATTGCCCGTTCACTGTCGGCGCGCTCCCAACAGTTGCTCGATGCCAATCAGGAGGTCCGCGCGCAAGGCCTGTCGAACATGGTCGGCGCGCTGTTCTCCGGCTATCTGTCGGCCGGGTCTTTCACCCGCGCCGCGCTGAGTTTCGAAGCCGGGGCCAAATCGCCTTTGGCTGGGGTGTTTTCCGCGTTATGGGTCGCCTTGTTCGCGGTTGCGGGCGCCTCGTTGATCTCGCACATTCCGATCTCGAGCATGGCGGCGTCGATTCTGCTGATTTGCTGGGGTTTGATTGATCGACGCGGCATCCGCGCGTTGTTCCGGGTCAGCCGCGCAGAGTTTCTGGTGATGGCGTTGACCTGTCTGGCGACGCTGTTGCTGGAACTGCAAACGGCGATTTATGCGGGTGTGCTGGCGTCGCTGTTCTTCTACCTCAAGCGCACCTCACAACCCCGCGTGCAGCAGTGGCGCGACGGCGACGAAGACATCATGCGCGTCGGCGGTTCGATTTTTTTCGGCGCCAGCCACTACCTGCAAACGCGGCTGCAACGCACCGAAGGCAAACATGTGGTGATCGACGCACAGCAGATCAACTTCATCGACTATTCAGGCGTCGAGATGCTGCATCAGGAAGCACGCCGCCTGCGCCTTCACGACCGCACCCTGACCCTGCGTCGCGCGCGGCCGCAAGTTATCGAAGAGCTGCAAAAGCTGGAAGGGGCGGACAAGTGCCCCATTCAATTCGAGGATTAA
- the choX gene encoding choline ABC transporter substrate-binding protein: MKTLSTTLAMGVLALSSWSAFAADESCSTVKMADPGWSDIAATNAIAGILLEGMGYKAKVDTLAVPIAYGGLKDGKIDVFLGNWMPAQQGFYDKFVATGDVTQLSKNLDGTEFTLAVPDYVWDAGVHNFADLNKFADKFGKKIYGIGSGAPANLSLQEIIKKNEFDLGGWKLVESSEQAMLAEVNRNVKKQAFVTFLGWTPHPMNVQIKGMHYLKGGEKYFGDTGTVHTLTRKGYAAACPNVGKLLTNLTFTQDMENSIMADVTNNKVSNAAAAKAWIKANPAVLGKWLDGVKTIDDKDALPAVKATL; the protein is encoded by the coding sequence ATGAAGACGTTATCCACAACACTTGCAATGGGTGTCCTGGCGTTGAGCAGCTGGTCGGCCTTTGCGGCCGATGAGAGTTGCAGCACGGTGAAGATGGCGGATCCGGGCTGGAGCGATATTGCTGCCACCAACGCCATCGCCGGTATTCTGCTCGAAGGCATGGGCTACAAGGCCAAGGTCGATACGCTGGCGGTGCCGATTGCCTACGGCGGCCTGAAGGATGGCAAGATTGATGTCTTTCTCGGCAACTGGATGCCTGCGCAGCAGGGTTTCTACGACAAGTTCGTCGCCACCGGCGATGTAACGCAATTGTCGAAAAACCTCGATGGCACCGAATTCACCCTGGCCGTGCCGGACTACGTCTGGGATGCCGGTGTGCATAACTTTGCCGACCTGAACAAATTCGCCGACAAGTTTGGCAAGAAGATCTACGGCATCGGCTCCGGCGCTCCGGCGAACCTGTCGTTGCAGGAAATAATCAAGAAGAACGAATTCGATCTCGGCGGCTGGAAGCTGGTTGAGTCCAGCGAGCAGGCGATGCTCGCCGAAGTGAATCGCAACGTGAAGAAGCAAGCGTTCGTGACCTTCCTTGGCTGGACGCCGCACCCGATGAACGTGCAGATCAAGGGCATGCATTACCTCAAGGGCGGCGAAAAATACTTCGGCGACACCGGCACGGTTCACACGCTGACCCGCAAAGGTTACGCTGCCGCCTGCCCGAACGTGGGCAAGTTGCTGACCAACCTGACGTTCACTCAAGACATGGAAAACAGCATCATGGCTGACGTGACCAACAACAAGGTCAGCAATGCCGCTGCTGCAAAGGCCTGGATCAAAGCCAACCCGGCGGTGCTGGGCAAGTGGCTGGATGGCGTGAAAACCATTGATGACAAAGATGCGTTGCCGGCGGTGAAGGCGACGTTGTAA
- the betC gene encoding choline-sulfatase, giving the protein MKRKNILFIMADQMAAPMLPFYASSPVKMPNLSRLAAEGVVFDAAYCNSPLCAPSRFTLVSGQLPSKIGAYDNAADFPADVPTYAHYLRRLGYKTALSGKMHFCGPDQLHGYEERLTSDIYPADYGWSVNWDAPDVRPTWYHNMASVLQAGPCVRTNQLDFDEEVVFKAQQYLFDHVRNDGDQPFCLTVSMTHPHDPYTIPKPFWDLYSDEEIPLPEFQPDQADQDPHSQRLMKVYDLWDKPLPDDKIRDARRAYFGACSYIDSNVGKLVQTLEECGLAEDTIIVFSGDHGDMLGERGLWYKMHWFEMSARVPMLVYSPGQFQPGRVTAAVSTADLLPTFVAMAEGELNEGLPLDGRSLLPHLLGEGGHDEVFGEYMAEGTNSPLMMIRRGAYKFIYSEQDPCLLFDIHNDPKEREELSQSAAHQQLFNDFLAEARAKWDIPAIHHQVLASQRRRRFVAESLALGKLKSWDHQPLVDASQQYMRNHIDLDDLERKARYPQP; this is encoded by the coding sequence ATGAAGCGCAAAAACATACTTTTTATTATGGCCGATCAAATGGCCGCGCCGATGTTGCCGTTCTACGCCTCATCTCCTGTCAAAATGCCCAACTTGAGTCGCCTCGCCGCTGAAGGCGTGGTGTTTGATGCTGCTTACTGCAACAGCCCGCTGTGCGCGCCATCGCGTTTCACTCTGGTGAGCGGCCAGCTCCCGAGCAAGATCGGCGCCTATGACAACGCTGCGGATTTCCCGGCGGATGTCCCGACTTACGCGCATTACCTGCGCCGCCTGGGCTACAAGACCGCGTTGTCCGGCAAGATGCACTTCTGTGGCCCGGATCAACTGCACGGCTACGAAGAACGCCTGACCAGCGACATTTATCCGGCCGACTATGGCTGGTCGGTGAACTGGGATGCGCCGGACGTGCGCCCGACCTGGTATCACAACATGGCGTCGGTGCTGCAAGCCGGGCCGTGCGTGCGTACCAATCAGCTGGATTTCGACGAAGAAGTGGTCTTCAAGGCCCAACAGTATCTGTTCGATCACGTGCGCAACGATGGCGATCAGCCGTTTTGCCTGACCGTTTCCATGACCCATCCTCACGATCCGTACACCATCCCGAAACCGTTCTGGGATCTGTACAGCGACGAGGAAATCCCGCTGCCGGAATTCCAGCCGGATCAAGCCGATCAGGACCCGCATTCCCAGCGCCTGATGAAAGTCTATGATCTGTGGGACAAGCCGCTGCCGGATGACAAGATTCGCGATGCGCGTCGGGCTTATTTCGGTGCGTGCAGCTACATCGACAGCAACGTCGGCAAACTGGTGCAGACCCTTGAAGAATGCGGTCTTGCCGAAGACACCATCATCGTGTTCTCCGGCGACCACGGCGACATGCTCGGCGAGCGTGGCCTCTGGTACAAAATGCATTGGTTCGAGATGTCGGCGCGGGTACCGATGCTGGTTTATTCGCCCGGTCAATTCCAACCCGGTCGCGTGACTGCGGCCGTGTCCACCGCCGACTTGTTACCGACCTTCGTGGCCATGGCTGAAGGTGAACTGAACGAAGGCTTGCCGCTGGATGGCCGCTCGCTGCTGCCGCATTTGCTCGGTGAAGGCGGGCATGATGAAGTGTTCGGCGAATACATGGCCGAAGGCACCAACAGCCCGTTGATGATGATCCGGCGCGGCGCGTACAAATTCATTTATTCGGAGCAGGACCCGTGCCTGCTGTTCGATATTCATAACGATCCAAAAGAGCGCGAAGAGCTGAGCCAATCGGCCGCTCACCAGCAACTGTTCAACGATTTCCTGGCCGAAGCACGAGCCAAGTGGGATATACCGGCGATACACCATCAGGTGCTCGCCAGCCAACGCCGGCGGCGCTTTGTCGCTGAGTCGCTGGCACTCGGCAAGCTGAAGAGTTGGGATCACCAGCCGCTGGTAGACGCCAGTCAGCAGTACATGCGCAACCATATCGATCTAGACGATCTGGAGCGCAAGGCGCGTTATCCACAACCTTGA